One region of Ictalurus furcatus strain D&B chromosome 17, Billie_1.0, whole genome shotgun sequence genomic DNA includes:
- the wdr95 gene encoding WD repeat-containing protein on Y chromosome, translating into MSVRMLSERLRKSGFLKIEQKVSLESLTKLKLAFEDEFCTYMQLEYTEKEESVVRGKQAAFTLPASTKPLTHGEPILRIHPTPDGAVVTVREDGTVNYWSSKLQLRKNKSVFYERPIGRTPKWATDFITMPQYNKLIIATGDREIQLYELSSLEPYCQINSLETIPLKLDYCHTGPDECAIIYGDSQGCVNIILMTSVGETLRMWKKLMKVENMPSIGIDYAAQSPNVTYIRWKVHQDWVNELKYIKNIPAIVSTSNHEASALVIGCIRPSINVEQQLKEIKEMCEGKPKKVSLSISSPQSRAPCDQTIFSIYKGVKTFDLCKRHNLLVTGGMDRIIRMWNPHFPGRPTGNLKGHTAPIFYLCISSEDSRIFSVSTDSTAKIWDIQDQCCLFDAHPKASCLHGELSACLYSSAVKSLYLATDSLSFLSLKTKSQPEGSRIISHKEAVLCCGYSQEFRQVVSCTEASIIKVWDVDTGSQLFEFGGAHGVSAITCMAFDPKGRRLVTGGRDGCLKIWNFHNGHCLKILRREDESTEICDCSYLQMHRNTFVMSVGWGRRIDVYLDILDDTHHVHRPQPSWHEDLKKGHKEDILCIAQCSPSLIATGSYDGEIIVWNVVSGHILCRFLTPLPPHTDHAQVVNRSVLSLVFLKTRALDADFSSAASLVSSGAEGFVHFWNVLNGGKFFTSFKASRHQKQVTKLVVTQDDHLLFAADHVGYVCVYEIKECAITHEQKPPKTMNFWRAHISSITGLHIIENDQVLLTSSLDCTVRLWSIHGEFIGTFGQPEQWSLHTTSSWQHPAVPYEVLVDPLSMPAHTMLNSKTTPLDNLSSAKSEETSSELDSPTKIKSPLPSSSDQDIREAINISFYPECGKRWLCRLRHEIFKHSNKPLNHGGLKAYHNLRYFEVVNVPTTCEKPDLSLAGIDPFRSSSVDEKTAGDSRQLVKQ; encoded by the exons ATGAGTGTGCGCATGCTGAGTGAGCGTCTGCGCAAATCTGGTTTTTTAAAG ATCGAGCAGAAGGTGTCCCTTGAAAGTCTCACCAAGCTGAAATTGGCATTTGAG GATGAGTTCTGCACGTACATGCAGCTGgagtacacagaaaaagagGAGTCGGTGGTCCGAGGTAAGCAAGCAGCCTTCACGCTGCCAGCCAGCACAAAGCCTCTGACACATGGCGAGCCAATTCTGAGGATCCATCCGACCCCTGATGGAGCCGTAGTGACTGTGAGAGAAGATGGGACAGTCAACTACTGGAGCTCCAAACTTCAGCTGAGGAAGAACaaaagtgtgttt TATGAACGTCCCATTGGACGGACACCAAAGTGGGCCACGGATTTTATCACAATGCCGCAGTACAACAAGCTGATCATTGCAACAGG GGACAGAGAAATCCAGCTGTATGAACTTTCTTCACTCGAACCTTACTGTCAGATAAACTCCCTGGAAACCATTCCTCTGAAATTAGACTACTG CCATACTGGCCCTGATGAATGTGCTATCATATACGGGGATAGTCAG GGCTGTGTGAATATCATACTAATGACATCTGTGGgggagacactgag GATGTGGAAGAAATTGATGAAGGTTGAAAATATGCCCAGTATTGGCATTGATTAtgcagcccagtctccaaaTGTAACGTATATTAGATGGAAAGTCCATCAAGACTGGGTAAATGAG CTGAAATACATAAAAAACATTCCTGCCATTGTATCCACGTCAAACCATGAAGCCTCCGCTCTCGTTATTG GTTGCATTCGACCATCCATCAATGTTGAACAGCAGTTAAAGGAGATTAAGGAGATGTGTGAGGGTAAACCCAAAAAAGTGTCACTTAGCATCAGCAGCCCTCAATCAAGAGCACCCTGTGACCAGACCATCTTTTCCATATATAAAGGAGTAAAGACTTTTGACCTGTGCAAGAGGCACAATCTCCTGGTTACAGGCGGGATGGACAGAATAATACGCATGTGGAATCCTCATTTTCCAGG GAGGCCCACAGGCAATCTGAAAGGTCATACTGCTCCCATCTTCTATCTCTGTATCTCCTCAGAGGACAGCCGCATTTTCTCCGTCTCCACAGACAGCACTGCCAAG atatGGGACATCCAAGATCAGTGCTGTCTGTTTGATGCCCACCCAAAAGCGAGCTGTCTGCATGGAGAGCTGTCGGCCTGCCTGTACTCCTCTGCAGTGAAGAGCCTTTATCTAGCCACTGATTCACTCTCCTTCCTCTCCCTCAAAACCAA ATCACAGCCTGAAGGCAGCCGTATCATTTCCCATAAGGAGGCAGTACTCTGCTGCGGATACAGTCAGGAGTTTCGGCAGGTGGTGAGCTGCACTGAAGCATCA ATCATTAAAGTCTGGGATGTGGACACAGGAAGTCAGCTCTTTGAGTTTGGAGGCGCTCATGGAGTCTCTGCCATAACCTGCATGGCGTTTGATCCAAAAGGAAGAAG acttgtaacaggTGGCAGAGATGGCTGTCTTAAAATCTGGAACTTCCACAATGGCCACTGCCTGAAGATATTGAGACGAG AGGATGAAAGCACTGAGATCTGCGACTGTTCCTATCTGCAAATGCACAGGAACAC ATTTGTGATGTCGGTTGGCTGGGGTCGAAGGATTGACGTTTACTTA GACATACTGGATGACACGCATCATGTTCATAGGCCACAACCCTCATGGCATGAAGATCTG AAAAAGGGACACAAAGAGGACATTTTGTGTATAGCCCAGTGTTCTCCCTCTCTGATTGCTACTGGCAGCTATGACGGAGAAATCATTGTGTGGAATGTGGTGTCTGGACACATCCTGTGCCGCTTTCTTACACCTCTGCCTCCACACACAGACCACGCTCAAg tTGTGAACAGAAGTGTGCTGAGTCTCGTCTTCTTAAAGACCCGGGCATTAGATGCTGACTTCAGTTCAGCTGCATCTCTTGTGTCCTCTGGGGCTGAAG GTTTTGTTCATTTCTGGAACGTGTTGAATGGGGGGAAATTTTTTACATCTTTTAAGGCG tctAGACACCAGAAGCAGGTCACAAAATTGGTTGTCACACAGGATGACCATCTCCTCTTCGCTGCTGATCATGTCGGCTATGTCTGTGTTTACGAGATTAAGGAGTGTGCCATCACCCACGAACAAAAGCCTCCAAAAA CCATGAACTTTTGGCGCGCACACATTAGCAGCATCACAGG CTTGCACATCATCGAGaatgaccaagttctgctcacttCCTCTCTGGACTGCACTGTGCGCTTATGGAGCATCCATGGGGAGTTTATAG gaaccTTTGGGCAGCCTGAGCAATGGAGCCTCCATACTACATCATCATGGCAGCACCCTGCTGTTCCCTATGAGGTTCTTGTAGATCCGCTGAGCATGCCTGCACACACCATGCTCAATAGCAAGACGACTCCATTAGATAATCTCAGCTCTGCAAAATCTGAGGAAACAAGCAGTGAG TTGGATTCTCCCACCAAAATCAAATCCCCATTGCCAAGCTCCAGTGACCAAGACATCAGGGAAGCGATTAACATCTCCTTTTATCCTGAATGTGGGAAGCG CTGGCTTTGCAGACTGCGACATGAAATATTCAAGCACTCTAACAAGCCCTTGAACCACGGGGGCCTTAAGGCCTACCACAATCTGAGGTATTTCGAGGTTGTTAATGTCCCCACTACATGTGAGAAGCCAGACCTCTCACTCGCAGGGATCGACCCCTTCAGAAGCAGCTCAGTGGATGAGAAGACCGCAGGAGATTCAAGACAGCTCGTGAAACAATGA
- the LOC128621176 gene encoding testis-expressed protein 26 isoform X1 has translation MASCDVRKWDPYETSQKRDFVERPSSPIPVLRPPTSRAYRTPYALADPIGVTGYSEDFSWKPPSKPECIRTGTASGNRRNNPHPSQSFMVWRRPPGLKLCENPPPEDEVKHVLSAQYKSTYRTDFLGIPQGMMMNHRALDPVKHIPEVPQCIQTEMRYNYRKPVQRPEFRGNLSRPEASKGIVPTVVPKHITNQESTKPLTTYDRHFSGKSTDFASVLSSLKPEELQHFYKHLPEKEKMLVQTFLQKKQSPPGQGKKIMEPVAFTQPPAALDRISIWPGPL, from the exons ATGGCCAGCTGTG ATGTCAGAAAATGGGACCCATATGAGACCTCGCAGAAAAGGGATTTTGTCGAAAGACCCAGTTCACCGATTCCAGTTTTACG ACCTCCTACATCCAGGGCCTATAGAACTCCATATGCTTTGGCCGATCCCATTGGTGTCACTGGATATAGCGAAGACTTTAGCTGGAAACCTCCATCTAAGCCTGAGTGTATCCGGACCGGGACAGCCTCTGGCAACAGGAGAAACAACCCACACCCAAGCCAG AGTTTTATGGTATGGAGGCGTCCCCCTGGACTGAAACTTTGTGAAAACCCCCCACCTGAGGATGAAGTCAAACATGTTCTGTCTGCTCAGTACAAGTCAACATACAGAACTGATTTCTTGGGCATCCCTCAAG GGATGATGATGAACCATAGAGCCTTAGATCCTGTTAAGCACATCCCTGAGGTCCCTCAATGCATCCAGACTGAGATGAGATACAACTATCGTAAGCCTGTTCAGAGACCGGAATTTCGGGGAAATTTATCCCGCCCTGAGGCATCAAAGGGGATAG TCCCTACAGTAGTTCCAAAGCATATCACTAACCAGGAAAGCACGAAGCCCTTGACCACCTACGACAGACACTTCAGTGGTAAATCCACAGACTTTGCTTCAGTGCTCAGTTCTCTCAAGCCTGAGGAACTCCAGCACTTCTACAAGCATTTACCTGAAAAGG AAAAAATGTTGGTGCaaacatttttgcaaaaaaagcAAAGTCCACCTGGTCAAGGAAAGAAAATAATGGAGCCAGTGGCATTCACACAACCTCCTGCAGCACTAGACAGGATATCCATCTGGCCTGGGCCTCTGTGA
- the LOC128621176 gene encoding testis-expressed protein 26 isoform X2, protein MASCDVRKWDPYETSQKRDFVERPSSPIPVLRAYRTPYALADPIGVTGYSEDFSWKPPSKPECIRTGTASGNRRNNPHPSQSFMVWRRPPGLKLCENPPPEDEVKHVLSAQYKSTYRTDFLGIPQGMMMNHRALDPVKHIPEVPQCIQTEMRYNYRKPVQRPEFRGNLSRPEASKGIVPTVVPKHITNQESTKPLTTYDRHFSGKSTDFASVLSSLKPEELQHFYKHLPEKEKMLVQTFLQKKQSPPGQGKKIMEPVAFTQPPAALDRISIWPGPL, encoded by the exons ATGGCCAGCTGTG ATGTCAGAAAATGGGACCCATATGAGACCTCGCAGAAAAGGGATTTTGTCGAAAGACCCAGTTCACCGATTCCAGTTTTACG GGCCTATAGAACTCCATATGCTTTGGCCGATCCCATTGGTGTCACTGGATATAGCGAAGACTTTAGCTGGAAACCTCCATCTAAGCCTGAGTGTATCCGGACCGGGACAGCCTCTGGCAACAGGAGAAACAACCCACACCCAAGCCAG AGTTTTATGGTATGGAGGCGTCCCCCTGGACTGAAACTTTGTGAAAACCCCCCACCTGAGGATGAAGTCAAACATGTTCTGTCTGCTCAGTACAAGTCAACATACAGAACTGATTTCTTGGGCATCCCTCAAG GGATGATGATGAACCATAGAGCCTTAGATCCTGTTAAGCACATCCCTGAGGTCCCTCAATGCATCCAGACTGAGATGAGATACAACTATCGTAAGCCTGTTCAGAGACCGGAATTTCGGGGAAATTTATCCCGCCCTGAGGCATCAAAGGGGATAG TCCCTACAGTAGTTCCAAAGCATATCACTAACCAGGAAAGCACGAAGCCCTTGACCACCTACGACAGACACTTCAGTGGTAAATCCACAGACTTTGCTTCAGTGCTCAGTTCTCTCAAGCCTGAGGAACTCCAGCACTTCTACAAGCATTTACCTGAAAAGG AAAAAATGTTGGTGCaaacatttttgcaaaaaaagcAAAGTCCACCTGGTCAAGGAAAGAAAATAATGGAGCCAGTGGCATTCACACAACCTCCTGCAGCACTAGACAGGATATCCATCTGGCCTGGGCCTCTGTGA